A single region of the Gephyromycinifex aptenodytis genome encodes:
- a CDS encoding AAA family ATPase produces the protein MSTDKPTGASLPAALNALVAVGVAAGLDESAVRDEGRKLAASVLETARPSGVHVGWREVMGGSVQDFFDDASRGRRFASGPTPLLAILTAQNPHHAGAYAAALTEVATAACTIAGAGPEAVGKAHLSAQAQLQTAGVHTGGDATAGLLPPQPLSPTQPAGDGSSLDLQPSPSFPTPTLTGSAVLDQLGAITRATRELLGSRFPGEAPRPDAAGFPGAASAAPYDPITPGMPSTPSGSPDSSGAPLTGSAPGQTASAGEAATPAPATAAPEKSVEELLTELDELIGLRRVKREVHKQVAMLKVDAKRREAGLKNATLTRHLVFVGNPGTGKTTVARLIGGIYHALGMLSTGQLIEVDRSELVAGYLGQTAAKTAEVVQSAVGGVLFIDEAYTLTGDQYGQEAVDTLVKEMEDKRDELVVIVAGYPAPMQRFIDTNPGLSSRFRTTITFDDYSDDEITAILQALARKNDYDLAEPALTRFREILAATPRDETFGNGRFARNMLEGAIGRHAWRLQDLQDPSTEQLRTIEMIDLEEHEDEDTSSPIEAAPNQDRRRERAAAATGAGLSGDDSSEPSTAGAVTGAIEAGQIDLAAPASQEAARNKDTQESR, from the coding sequence ATGAGCACCGATAAACCCACCGGGGCCTCCCTGCCGGCAGCGCTGAACGCGCTGGTGGCCGTCGGTGTCGCGGCCGGACTGGACGAGAGCGCGGTGCGCGACGAGGGCCGCAAGCTCGCCGCCTCCGTGCTGGAGACCGCGCGTCCCTCGGGGGTGCACGTCGGCTGGCGCGAGGTGATGGGCGGGTCCGTTCAGGATTTCTTCGACGATGCCTCCCGCGGTCGCCGGTTCGCTTCCGGCCCGACGCCGCTGCTGGCCATCCTGACGGCGCAGAACCCGCACCATGCCGGCGCCTACGCGGCGGCGCTGACCGAGGTCGCCACCGCGGCCTGCACGATCGCCGGGGCTGGGCCGGAAGCGGTGGGCAAGGCGCACCTGTCGGCCCAGGCTCAATTGCAGACGGCGGGGGTGCACACCGGCGGCGATGCCACGGCGGGGCTGCTCCCGCCGCAACCGCTGTCGCCCACCCAGCCCGCAGGGGACGGCTCAAGCCTGGACCTGCAGCCCTCCCCTTCGTTCCCGACGCCGACGCTGACCGGTTCAGCCGTCCTGGATCAGCTCGGTGCCATCACCCGCGCCACCCGGGAACTGCTCGGCTCCCGCTTCCCCGGCGAAGCCCCCCGCCCTGATGCTGCGGGGTTTCCCGGCGCGGCCTCTGCCGCGCCCTATGACCCGATAACGCCGGGGATGCCATCGACGCCCTCCGGTTCACCGGACTCCTCAGGCGCGCCGCTGACGGGCAGCGCCCCTGGCCAGACCGCCAGCGCCGGGGAAGCTGCCACGCCCGCCCCCGCCACCGCTGCGCCCGAGAAGAGCGTGGAGGAATTGCTGACCGAGCTTGACGAACTCATCGGCCTGCGTCGGGTCAAGCGGGAAGTGCACAAACAGGTCGCCATGCTCAAGGTGGACGCCAAACGGCGGGAGGCGGGGCTGAAGAATGCCACCCTCACCCGGCATCTGGTGTTCGTGGGCAACCCCGGCACCGGCAAGACCACGGTGGCCCGGTTGATCGGCGGGATTTATCACGCGCTCGGCATGCTCTCCACGGGCCAGTTGATCGAGGTGGACCGCTCCGAACTCGTCGCGGGCTACCTCGGCCAGACCGCAGCCAAGACCGCAGAGGTCGTGCAGTCCGCGGTAGGCGGTGTGCTGTTCATCGACGAGGCCTACACCCTCACCGGGGATCAGTACGGGCAGGAGGCCGTGGACACGCTGGTCAAAGAGATGGAGGACAAGCGCGACGAACTCGTCGTCATCGTTGCGGGTTATCCCGCCCCGATGCAGCGCTTCATCGACACCAACCCCGGCCTGTCCAGTCGATTCCGCACCACGATCACCTTCGATGACTACAGCGACGATGAGATCACCGCGATCTTGCAGGCCTTGGCCCGCAAGAACGACTACGACCTGGCTGAGCCAGCCCTGACTCGATTCCGGGAGATCCTGGCGGCCACCCCGCGCGACGAGACCTTCGGTAATGGACGGTTCGCCCGCAACATGCTCGAAGGGGCCATTGGGCGCCACGCCTGGCGCTTGCAGGACCTGCAGGACCCCAGCACCGAGCAACTGCGCACGATCGAGATGATCGATCTGGAAGAGCACGAAGACGAGGACACCAGCAGCCCGATCGAGGCCGCGCCGAACCAGGACCGCCGCCGCGAGCGCGCTGCCGCGGCCACCGGAGCAGGGCTGAGCGGCGACGACAGCAGCGAACCGAGCACTGCTGGCGCGGTGACCGGCGCCATTGAGGCGGGCCAGATAGACCTCGCAGCACCGGCAAGCCAGGAGGCCGCGCGCAACAAGGACACCCAGGAGAGCCGATGA
- a CDS encoding toxic anion resistance protein → MTEQLQPPPGMEAAPPLTLEAPAPAQPIAATAAPKMAPAVPPEALPALDAKVEGYLSSLTSAAPKSPDFERRAADVRTMGDADIRAAAETSNRLLKSPVKALKEGAVSQESKVGATLLELRRTVEDLDPSQAKGPKKLLGMIPFGEKVTDYFRKYESAQGHIDGILHALKSGQDELQRDNAALNMEKQNLWGSMARLNQYVYIAERLDARLTAQIAELDTTDPERAKAMREDVLFYVRQKHQDLLTQLAVSIQNYLAIDIVIKNNIELIKGVDRASTTTVSALRTAVIVAQALNNQRLVLEQITALNTTTSNLIERTSVMLRDQSVAIQEQAASATIGLPQLQAAFQNIYATMDSIDEFKVRALDSMAQTIGVLETEVDKSRSYLERVKKTDERQATGSLDLGLDKL, encoded by the coding sequence ATGACCGAGCAGTTGCAGCCCCCGCCCGGGATGGAGGCGGCACCGCCGCTGACCCTCGAAGCGCCCGCGCCCGCCCAACCCATCGCAGCCACCGCCGCGCCGAAGATGGCCCCGGCGGTGCCGCCAGAGGCGCTCCCGGCCTTGGACGCCAAGGTCGAGGGGTACTTGTCGAGCCTGACCAGCGCAGCCCCCAAGTCCCCCGACTTCGAGCGGCGCGCCGCTGACGTACGCACCATGGGTGACGCCGACATCCGGGCCGCCGCCGAGACCTCCAACCGACTGTTGAAGTCCCCCGTCAAGGCGCTGAAGGAGGGGGCCGTCAGCCAGGAGAGCAAGGTCGGGGCCACCCTGCTGGAACTGCGCCGCACCGTGGAGGATCTGGACCCCAGCCAGGCCAAGGGTCCTAAGAAGCTGCTGGGAATGATCCCCTTCGGCGAAAAGGTCACCGACTACTTCCGCAAGTACGAGTCGGCTCAGGGTCACATCGACGGCATCCTGCATGCACTCAAGAGCGGCCAGGACGAGCTGCAGCGCGACAACGCGGCGCTCAACATGGAGAAGCAGAATCTGTGGGGCTCGATGGCCCGGCTCAACCAGTACGTCTACATCGCCGAGCGACTCGATGCGCGACTGACGGCCCAGATCGCCGAACTGGATACGACCGACCCCGAGCGGGCCAAGGCCATGCGCGAAGACGTGCTGTTCTATGTGCGCCAGAAGCACCAGGACCTGCTCACCCAGCTCGCCGTCTCGATCCAGAACTACCTGGCCATCGACATCGTCATCAAGAACAACATCGAGCTCATCAAGGGTGTCGATCGCGCTTCGACGACGACGGTCTCGGCGCTGCGCACCGCCGTCATCGTGGCCCAGGCCCTGAACAACCAGCGCCTCGTGCTCGAACAGATCACCGCCTTGAACACCACGACGAGCAACCTCATCGAGCGCACCTCGGTGATGCTGCGCGATCAGTCGGTAGCCATTCAGGAGCAGGCCGCCAGCGCCACCATCGGGCTGCCCCAGTTGCAGGCCGCCTTCCAGAACATCTACGCGACCATGGACTCCATCGACGAGTTCAAGGTGCGCGCGCTGGACTCGATGGCCCAGACGATCGGGGTGTTGGAGACCGAGGTCGACAAGTCCCGTTCCTACCTGGAACGGGTCAAGAAGACCGACGAGCGGCAAGCAACCGGCTCTTTGGACCTGGGGCTCGACAAGCTGTAA
- a CDS encoding cation:proton antiporter family protein codes for MQTAAVILSVTFALGYLASRLRLPPLVGFLAAGFVLNALGLQQVPVVDVLADLGVTLLLFGIGLKLDIRSLLGKEVWLTATLHMFASVAIAMGLLAALSWTGIALLAGTSAGTWAVLGLALSFSSTVFVVKVLQERGQSHSFYGRLAIGILVIQDIVAVVFLTGSSGTLPSPWAFALVLLWPGARLFRRVWGRLGHGEMQSLFGILMALVPGYLLFDLVGLKGDLGALVVGLLLASHPSSSELSRALFHFKELLLVGFFVSIGLAGGLPSGEDVRLALALLLLLPIKAALYAVLLWLMRVRHRTSLLTAFSLMQFSEFALIVVAVGAGAGLVEQRWLLVVSVALSLSFVASAVVNALGQRFIERLAARAPRQDPARLHPEDRPADISGAEVIVLGMGRVGRSAYDRLVGEYGMKVTGVDTDSTRVERLSEEGRCVVEGDASDAEFWNRLIGRDTVRFAVVAMPRHGANLSAVRALREGGFTGPIAAVARYNDEVAQALTDGADAAFNVYTGAGLELADQVMLHKR; via the coding sequence ATGCAGACTGCGGCGGTCATTCTGTCCGTCACCTTTGCGTTGGGATACCTGGCTTCACGGCTGCGGCTGCCCCCACTCGTGGGTTTCCTGGCCGCAGGGTTCGTGCTGAACGCGCTCGGGCTGCAGCAGGTACCGGTGGTGGATGTCCTGGCCGACCTCGGGGTGACCCTGCTGCTGTTCGGTATCGGGCTCAAGCTCGATATCCGCAGCCTGTTGGGCAAAGAGGTGTGGTTGACCGCAACCCTGCACATGTTCGCGAGCGTGGCCATCGCGATGGGGTTACTCGCAGCCCTGTCGTGGACCGGGATCGCGCTCCTGGCCGGAACATCGGCCGGGACCTGGGCGGTACTGGGTTTGGCGCTGTCCTTTTCCAGCACGGTCTTCGTGGTCAAAGTGCTTCAGGAACGCGGCCAGAGCCACTCCTTCTACGGCCGGCTCGCTATTGGAATCCTGGTCATCCAGGACATCGTTGCGGTCGTCTTCCTCACCGGTTCCAGCGGCACGCTGCCGAGCCCGTGGGCGTTTGCCCTGGTGCTGTTGTGGCCCGGCGCACGCCTCTTCCGGCGCGTGTGGGGCCGGTTGGGGCACGGCGAGATGCAATCCCTCTTCGGCATTCTCATGGCTTTGGTGCCCGGTTACCTGCTCTTCGACCTCGTAGGGCTCAAAGGTGACCTGGGGGCGTTGGTGGTCGGTTTGCTCCTAGCCAGCCACCCCTCCTCCTCGGAGCTGTCCCGGGCACTGTTCCACTTCAAGGAGTTGCTGCTGGTCGGGTTCTTCGTCTCTATCGGCCTGGCCGGTGGGCTCCCCTCCGGGGAAGATGTCCGCCTCGCGCTGGCGCTGTTGTTGCTGCTGCCGATCAAGGCGGCGCTGTATGCGGTGCTGTTGTGGCTGATGCGGGTGCGTCACCGCACGAGTCTGCTGACGGCTTTCTCGCTCATGCAGTTCTCCGAGTTCGCCCTGATCGTGGTGGCGGTCGGTGCCGGCGCAGGGCTGGTCGAGCAGCGTTGGCTGCTCGTGGTCTCGGTGGCGCTGTCACTGAGCTTCGTGGCCTCGGCCGTGGTCAACGCACTAGGGCAACGATTCATCGAGCGGCTGGCTGCCCGCGCCCCCCGTCAGGACCCGGCACGCCTACACCCGGAGGACCGTCCAGCCGACATCAGCGGCGCTGAGGTCATCGTGCTCGGCATGGGCCGGGTGGGACGCTCCGCCTACGACCGTCTCGTCGGCGAATACGGCATGAAGGTGACCGGGGTCGACACCGACAGCACCCGGGTGGAACGGCTCAGCGAAGAAGGGCGCTGCGTCGTCGAGGGCGACGCCAGCGATGCCGAGTTCTGGAACCGGCTGATCGGACGCGACACGGTGCGCTTCGCCGTCGTCGCGATGCCCCGTCACGGCGCCAATCTCTCTGCGGTGCGGGCGCTTCGTGAGGGTGGTTTCACCGGCCCGATCGCGGCGGTGGCCCGGTACAACGACGAGGTCGCTCAGGCACTCACGGACGGAGCTGACGCGGCGTTCAACGTCTACACCGGGGCCGGCCTGGAACTGGCCGATCAGGTGATGCTGCACAAGCGTTGA